The Rhizobium sp. ACO-34A genome segment CTCGGCGATATGCCGATGGAATATCGCTGGGCCGGCGCGATGGCCGTGACCTGGAATTCCGTCCCCGCCTTTGGCGAAGTCGAGCGCGGGGTTTTCGCGGCATGCGGATGCAATGGCGTCGGAGCGACGAAAGCCACCGCCACGGGCATTGCGACGGCTGAACTCATGCTCGGCCACACATCAAGGCTGACGGAAATCTACAGCCGTTTCGACAAACCGAAAGCGATGCCGCCGCAGCCGTTCAGAACAATCGGCGCGAAAGCAAGCCTCGCCTATCGGGAATGGAGGGCTGGAGCCGAATGACCGGCAGGGCGCCGAGGGAAACCTCGCCGTCCCGCAGGAATGTCATCAATCGGATTCTTGCGGCGATCCGACGATCTATTCAACCGCCGCCAAATTAAAGAGGGAACGAATATGAAGCATTTGTTGTCATCGACGTGTGTTGTTATTGGGCTGCTTGGGGGTGTGTCTGCTGTTGAGGCTGCGGAGTGCGGCAGCATCACGATCGCGAGCATGAACTGGCAGAGCGCGGAGGTCCTGTCGAACCTCGACAAGTTCATCCTGAACGAGGGCTATGGCTGCGAGGCCGAGATCACGGTCGGGGATACGGTTCCGACGATCACCTCGATGGCGGAGAAGGGCGAGCCGGATATCGCGCCGGAGGCCTGGATCGATCTCCTGCCGGACGTGGTCAAGAAGGGAACGGAAGAAGGCCGCATCGTGCAGGTCGGCTCGCCGCTTCCCGATGGCGGCGTGCAGGGCTGGTGGATCCCCAAATACATCGCCGACGCCCATCCCGACATCAAGACCATTCCCGACGTGCTGAAGCATCCCGAGCTGTTCCCGGATCCGGAAGACGCAAGCAAGGGCGCAGTCTTCAACGGGCCGCAGGGCTGGGGCGGCACGGTGGTCACCGCTCAATACTATAAGGCCTTCGAGGCCGAGAAGGCCGGCTTCACACTGGTCGATACCGGTTCGGCGGCAGGCCTCGACGGCTCCATCGCCAAGGCCTATGAGCGCAAGCAGGGCTGGGTCGGCTATTACTGGGCTCCCACCGCTTTGCTCGGCAAATACGCCATGGTCAAGCTCGAAGCCGGCGTTCCCGAGGACGCGGCCGAATGGAAGCGCTGCAACACGGTTGCCGACTGCGCCGATCCGAAGCCCAATGCCTGGCCGACCGACCATGTCGTGACGCTGGTCGCCAGGTCCTTCTCGGAAAAGGCCGGCCCCGAGGTGATGGACTATCTCGCCAAGCGCTCCTGGAGCAACGATACGGTCAACAAGCTGATGGCCTGGATGACCGACAATCAGGCGAGCGGCGAGGAAGGCGCCAGGCACTTCCTCGAGGAGAATGCCGACCTGTGGAAGAACTGGGTGAGCCCGGAAGCGGCCAAAAAGATCGAAGCTGCCCTCTAACGGCAGGACCGGTCAATGATGTGCGATGCGCCTTGCGGCGCGTCGCACCGTTCACAGCCGAACAACAAGAACAAGGATCGGCTCTTTCGAGAAGGGGAACCGAATGGACTGGTTTTTTAAATTCCCGCATATGGACGACGACACCCTGCGCAGCCTGAAGAAGGTCATCGACGAGGGCTTTCGCGGCTTCACCCGCGCTTATGGCGACACGATCGAGGGCTTCTTCGCCCCCCTGCAGCAATTCCTGATCGCGTCCGAACGCTTCATGACCAAGACGCCCTGGCCGGTGATCACCCTGCTCATCCTGGCGATCGCCTTCGCCGCCACGCGCAGCCTGAAGATCACGCTTGGCTGTCTGGCCACCCTCCTGCTGATCGGCTACTTCGACATGTGGGACGACACGATGCGCACGATCTCGATGATCTTCGTCTGCACCGTGCTGTCGATCGCCATCGGCATTCCGATCGGCATCCTGATGTCGCGCTCCGACCGGGTGCAGCGCACGATCAGCCCGATCCTCGACGTCATGCAGACCATGCCGAGCTTCGTCTACCTGATCCCCGTCGTCATGCTGCTGGGCATTGGCAAGGTGCCGGGCCTGATCGCGGTGGTCATCTATGCCATCCCGCCGATGATCCGGCTGACCGATCTCGGCATCCGGCTGGTCGACAGGGACGTGCTGGAGGCGGCTGATGCTTTCGGTGCTGACGGCTGGCAGAAGCTCGTCAAGGTGCAGCTGCCGCTGGCCCTGCCGACCATCATGGCCGGCATCAACCAGACCATCATGATGGCGCTTGCCATGGTGGTCATCGCCTCGATGATCGGCGTGCAGGGGCTGGGACAGCCGGTGCTCAAGGCCATCGCCAACCAGTACTTCACCCTCGGCATCTTCAACGGTCTCGCCATCGTCGGCATCGCCATCATGTTCGACCGTGTCAGCCAGGCCTATGGCAAGCGGCTGCAGAAGCACCGGGAGATCGTCCATGGCTGAGCATGCCTTCGGCGGCATCCGGATCCGCCATCTCTACAAGATCTTCGGCCCCAATGCCGCGGCCCATATCGAGGCCGTCAGGAACGGCCTCACCAAGGCGGAGCTCAATGCCAGATACGGCCATGTTCTCGGGCTTCGCGACATCAACATCGAGATGCCCTCGGGCTCCATCCAGGTCATCATGGGGCTTTCCGGCTCGGGCAAGTCGACGCTCATCCGCCATATCAACCGGCTGATCGATCCGACCGCCGGCGAGGTTCTGGTCGACGGCGCCGATGTGGTGAGGATGCCGGAGGCGGAGCTGCGCGAGTTCCGCCGTCACCAGACGGCGATGGTGTTCCAGAAGTTCGCGCTGCTTCCTCATCGCAACGTGCTCGACAACACCATCTTCGGCCTGGAGGTTCAGGGGCTGCCGCGCCAGAAGAGCCTCGATACGGCGATGCGCTGGCTCGAGCGGGTGGGCCTGAAGGGGTTCGAGCAGAAATACCCCAACCAGCTTTCCGGCGGCATGCAGCAGCGTGTCGGCCTGGCGCGGGCGCTGGCCAATGACGCGCCGGTTCTCCTGATGGACGAAGCCTATTCGGCGCTCGATCCGCTGATCCGCATGGACATGCAGACGGTTCTGCTCGACCTGCAGAAGGAGATCCGCAAGACCATCGTGTTCATCACCCACGATCTCGACGAGGCCCTCAGGCTCGGCGACCGGATCGCCATCCTGCGCGACGGCGAGGTGATCCAGCAGGGCACCAGCCAGGACATCGTGCTGCGCCCCGCCGACGCCTATGTCGAGAACTTCGTCCGGGAAGTGAACCGGGCACGCGTCATCCATGTCGAGGCCGTCATGGACCCGCTCGACGGCGCCGACACATCCAACACGCCCGACACATCCGGCACCCCCCGCATCCCCGCCGACATCACCATCGAAGACGCCGTCCGGATCCTCTCCGATACCCCCCGCACCCAGGCAATCGTCACCGACCCGACCGGAAAACCGATCGGTAAACTCGACCTCCACAAACTCCTCAAGGCCATGGTGAGCCCAAAACATTGACGACAAGGACGCGGCCTCGGAAAACACAGCAGAGAAGGGGGCAGGAACGACGGATCTCTGCCCTCCTGGCAGCCTCCCCCTCTCATGCTTGCCTGATCAAAAATAAAACAAAGCCCGCGTCACCTCATCGGTGGCGCGGGCTTCATGATTAGCGACACGCCCGACTGACAGGCGATCTCAAGCCATCCGGAACGTCATGCGACCTCGTTCAATCGGCTGACGTTTCCTGCTGCTGCAATCGCCATTCCGGCGCGTCTTCCCTCGTAAAAAGCGTAGGGAGCCTGTCTTGGCGCAACGCCATCGCCGATCTCGACGAACGCCACGCCGAGTTCCGCCAGTTCCAGAGCGAGCCAGTTGGCCGCCACATTCGTGGTTGAAAAGACGAGACTGTCGGCATCGACCACCTCTCTGGCTCCCGTCAGGTGAGAGAGAAGGGTTGCCGAATTGCCTTGCCAGCTTTCGACGCTGGTTTCCGTCCGGAACTGAACCCCGAGCCTGCTCAGCGTGCGGCGCAGAGGAATATCCGCGGACGTTCGCTGCAGCTCCTTTCCCACCAGTGCATCCGGCGTCACCAGCACGACCTGATGCCCCTGTTCGGCGAGCTTCCAGGCTGTGCCGCAGCCTTTCCAACCGCCGATTTCGTCCACCAGCACGATGCGGTTGCCGAGCCTTGCCTGACGGGCCATGACGCTTTCGGCGGAAAACACGTTTCCCTGCTCGATACCTTCGAGCGACGGGCGATCGGGCAGTGCCTTCTGAAATCCGGTGTCCAGCGGCAGGGAACCGGTTGCCAGGATGACGACGTCGGCACCCATGTCGATGACGTCGGCTCCCTCGATATAGGTGTTCAGGCGGACATCGACGCCGAGCTTTTCGAAGCGGGTTTCGTACCAGCGGACAAGATCCAGGATCTGCGCCCGCCGGGGCTGCTCGCCGGCAAGACGGAACGCGCCGCCCAGCCGGTCCGACGCTTCCGCAAGCACGACCCGATGTCCCCTTTCCGCCGCCACGCGCGCAGCCTCCAGTCCTGCCGGTCCACCGCCGACCACCAGCACGCTTTGCGGGCGTTCCACAGGCTCGAACCGGTCGCCGCCCCATTCCGCCTCGCGCCCGACCGATGGATTGATGAGACAGCTGATCCAGTAGTCGCGCGAACGCCTGCCCCAGCACATCTGGTTGCAGGAAAGACAGCCGCGAATATCCTCGGGCGTACCAAGTCGCGCCTTGTTGGCAAGATGCGGATCGGCAATCTGGCCGCGGACGATGGAGACCAGATCGGCAGCCCCCTCGCCGATCGTGATTTCCGCATTCTCAGGTGTCCGGATATGGCTTTCCGACGTCACAAGGGCGTGGGTTACGACCTTCTTCAACCGTGCGGAAAGCTCGGCTCCCAATCGCTCCGGATAGAGAAAGGTGGGCATCAGACTGCCATAGTCGAAATATCCGCCCGATCCGCAGGTCACGTAGTCGATCAGCCCCTCCTCGTCGAGGCCCGCGACGATCTCCGTCAACTGGTCGCGGTTGAGAGCCGTCGGACAGCCAGGCTCGTCGCTGACGGTCAGGCCGATGATGAAGTCGGGGCCGCAGGCGTGTCGTATGCGGCTCAGGATCTCCCTCGAAAACCTGGTTCTGTTCTCGAGGCTGCCGCCCCAGCGATCTTCGCGATGGTTGTAGAACGGCGTCCAGAACTGGTCGACCAATCCCCCATAGGCTGCCCACACTTCGACGCCGTCGAAACCTGCCGCCTGACAGCGCCGCGCGGCGGCGACGAAGGCTTCGATGGTTTCCTCGATTTCCGCCTCGGTCATGGCGTGGGAGCCGTCGCTGTCGTGATAGCTCGGCCCTCCGGACGGCGACCAGTGGGGATGAAACGACAGATCGGAATCGCCATGGCTGCCGACGTGATAGAGCTGCTGGACGATGACGGCGCCGTGCCGTTTCACGCTGTCGGTCAGTTTCCGGAATGCCGGGATAACTGAATCGTCGCATGCGCGAAAGTTGCCCCGCGTCAGCACCGTCGCCGGATGAACCGGCATGGGCTCGACGACGATCATCGCGGCACCGCCGATCGCCCGTTCGACATAATATGCGATCGTCTGGTCGCCCGGGAGGCCATCCACGGACATGTTGGCTGTGTGGGCTCCGAAAACGATCCTGTTGCGCAGGGTATGACCGGCAAGCGAGATTTCGGAGAAAGTCTTGGGAAATGGCGTCGTCATGTTGAAACCCGATAGGATGCGGGGCCGGAAGTGGCCGGAAACGAAGTGAAACGGCGGGCTCCCGGGAGCCCGCCGCAAGGATGGATCAAAGGCCGGCGGAGATCTTCTCGGCCACATCCGCGCCGAGCCATGTTTTCCAGACCTCCGGATGCTCCTTGAAGAAATACCTGGCGCCGTCCTCACCGCTTGCCTGAGTGTCGGTCATCCAGGCCATGACCGAGCTGACGGTGTCGTTCGTCCAGGACCGCTTGCGCAGATAATCGATGACGCCGGCGTTCCCGCTCTCGGCCAGCTTCTGCGAGACGAGGGTCACGACGTTATCCTTCGGCCACTCGTTTTTCCGGGGATCGCTGCAATCCGCAACCGTATTGCAGCGCTTCCATTCCTCGGCGCTGTGCGGGACGCCTGCATCGAGCCGGACCATCGCATATTTCCCGAGGAGCGCGGTCGGCGACCAGTAATAGCCCATCCATCCCTCCTTGCGCTCATAGGCCTTCGACATCGCTCCGTCCAGACCGGCCTGGGTTCCGGGATCGACCAGCTCGAAACCCTTTGCCGCACCGTCATAGGCCTTGAAGAGCTGGGCGCTGACGACCGAGCCGCCCGACCCGGACGGGCCGTTGAAGACGGCTCCCTTCGATGCATTCTCCGGAGCCGGAAAAAGCTCCGGATGCGCAAGGGCGTCATCGACGGTTCGGATGTCGGGGTGGGCGTCGACGATATACTTCGGCACGTACCAGCCCTGAATGCCGCCGTCGGACAAGGCCGGTCCGATATTTACAATTCTGTGCTCGTCGGTGCCTCGTTTCACGATCTCCGGCACCAGATCGACCCAGGACTCGCCGGCGATATCGGGCTGCCCCTTTTCGACCATCGAGGTGATCGTCGGCACCGTATCTCCGGGCACGAACTCGACCTGACAGCCGAAACCATGTTCAAGAACGAATTTATCGACATTGGCGAGCAATTCGCCACTTTGCCAGTTCATGTTGGCCACGGTGACCGTTCCGCATTCGGCATGCGCGCCGGATGCAAGGCCGGTGACGAGAATGGTTGCCGAGATTGCCAGTAAGCCTTTCATCGTATTCCCCTTTTTTATAGTGGTGACTTGGTCTCGGCGGCCCGGAGCATTTTTCCGGGTCTTCGGCACAATGCCTCCATGTGCCGGCCAATGCAGGGGATGGTATTTGCGTCCCGGCTTTGCGTATTGTACGTTTAGGACAATTTCATATACAGTTCGGAGGCTCGCCGCTTGCAACGCGACTACTCGCAGCTGGGACCGAGCAAAGCGGCGCCCGAGGTGATCTCGCCATTGCGCGTGGGAATTGTCGTCACGCCGAATTTCACCTTGATGCCGCTGGCCTGCCTCACGGATTTCCTCCGGCTTGCGGGCGACGAAGGCGATTTCAGCAGACGGATCTATTGTGACTGGGATCTGCTTTCGCACGATCTCGAGCCCGTGACATCAAGCTGCGGGCTGGAGATGAAGCCCACTCGGACTTACCCGGATCCACGAGAATACGATTTCATCGTCGTGCATGGCGGCATCCTTCACGGAGACCACAGGACCCCGCGGGAGCTTTATGATTTCATCGTCGAGGCAGCCCGCCTCGGCGTGCCCGTGGCCGGCAATTGCTCGGGCAGCTTCCTGTTGGCGGAAGCGGGGCTGCTGTCGGGAAAGAGATGCGCGGTCCACTTCTCGCTCGCGGGACCGTTGAGGCAGAATTTTCCGGATATCATTCCGATTACGGACGTGCCGGTGGTCGCCGACGGAAATATCATAACCTGTCCCGGCGGACTGGCATCGATAAAGCTCGCCATGTACCTCGTATCGGGCGCCTGCGGGGAATCCCGGGCGCACAAGGCCGTCCACTACCTGCTCGGTGACCACGGCTTTGAGAAGGAAGGCACGATCGAGCAGCAGGATCTCGGCATGAAGTGCGAAGACCGTCGCGTGGTGAATGCGATCGGCCTCATGCGACAGAAGATGTACGAACTCTGTTCGATCGCCGAGATCGCGGCTGGCGTCGGCACCTCTGAACGGGAATTATCCAGGCTCTTCCAGAAACACCTGAAGGTCGCGCCAAGCCAGTATTGGCGACAGATGCGTCTGAGAGCCGCCAAATGGATGGTTCTCAACAGCGATCGCTCCATAGCCCAGATCGCCTATGAATGCGGGTTCACGGACTGCGCGCATCTGGTGAACTGGTTCAGGCGCATCTACCATGTGACACCGGCAAAGCTT includes the following:
- a CDS encoding ABC transporter substrate-binding protein — its product is MKHLLSSTCVVIGLLGGVSAVEAAECGSITIASMNWQSAEVLSNLDKFILNEGYGCEAEITVGDTVPTITSMAEKGEPDIAPEAWIDLLPDVVKKGTEEGRIVQVGSPLPDGGVQGWWIPKYIADAHPDIKTIPDVLKHPELFPDPEDASKGAVFNGPQGWGGTVVTAQYYKAFEAEKAGFTLVDTGSAAGLDGSIAKAYERKQGWVGYYWAPTALLGKYAMVKLEAGVPEDAAEWKRCNTVADCADPKPNAWPTDHVVTLVARSFSEKAGPEVMDYLAKRSWSNDTVNKLMAWMTDNQASGEEGARHFLEENADLWKNWVSPEAAKKIEAAL
- a CDS encoding ABC transporter substrate-binding protein, encoding MKGLLAISATILVTGLASGAHAECGTVTVANMNWQSGELLANVDKFVLEHGFGCQVEFVPGDTVPTITSMVEKGQPDIAGESWVDLVPEIVKRGTDEHRIVNIGPALSDGGIQGWYVPKYIVDAHPDIRTVDDALAHPELFPAPENASKGAVFNGPSGSGGSVVSAQLFKAYDGAAKGFELVDPGTQAGLDGAMSKAYERKEGWMGYYWSPTALLGKYAMVRLDAGVPHSAEEWKRCNTVADCSDPRKNEWPKDNVVTLVSQKLAESGNAGVIDYLRKRSWTNDTVSSVMAWMTDTQASGEDGARYFFKEHPEVWKTWLGADVAEKISAGL
- a CDS encoding oxidoreductase, which produces MTTPFPKTFSEISLAGHTLRNRIVFGAHTANMSVDGLPGDQTIAYYVERAIGGAAMIVVEPMPVHPATVLTRGNFRACDDSVIPAFRKLTDSVKRHGAVIVQQLYHVGSHGDSDLSFHPHWSPSGGPSYHDSDGSHAMTEAEIEETIEAFVAAARRCQAAGFDGVEVWAAYGGLVDQFWTPFYNHREDRWGGSLENRTRFSREILSRIRHACGPDFIIGLTVSDEPGCPTALNRDQLTEIVAGLDEEGLIDYVTCGSGGYFDYGSLMPTFLYPERLGAELSARLKKVVTHALVTSESHIRTPENAEITIGEGAADLVSIVRGQIADPHLANKARLGTPEDIRGCLSCNQMCWGRRSRDYWISCLINPSVGREAEWGGDRFEPVERPQSVLVVGGGPAGLEAARVAAERGHRVVLAEASDRLGGAFRLAGEQPRRAQILDLVRWYETRFEKLGVDVRLNTYIEGADVIDMGADVVILATGSLPLDTGFQKALPDRPSLEGIEQGNVFSAESVMARQARLGNRIVLVDEIGGWKGCGTAWKLAEQGHQVVLVTPDALVGKELQRTSADIPLRRTLSRLGVQFRTETSVESWQGNSATLLSHLTGAREVVDADSLVFSTTNVAANWLALELAELGVAFVEIGDGVAPRQAPYAFYEGRRAGMAIAAAGNVSRLNEVA
- a CDS encoding ABC transporter permease produces the protein MDWFFKFPHMDDDTLRSLKKVIDEGFRGFTRAYGDTIEGFFAPLQQFLIASERFMTKTPWPVITLLILAIAFAATRSLKITLGCLATLLLIGYFDMWDDTMRTISMIFVCTVLSIAIGIPIGILMSRSDRVQRTISPILDVMQTMPSFVYLIPVVMLLGIGKVPGLIAVVIYAIPPMIRLTDLGIRLVDRDVLEAADAFGADGWQKLVKVQLPLALPTIMAGINQTIMMALAMVVIASMIGVQGLGQPVLKAIANQYFTLGIFNGLAIVGIAIMFDRVSQAYGKRLQKHREIVHG
- a CDS encoding AraC family transcriptional regulator; the protein is MQRDYSQLGPSKAAPEVISPLRVGIVVTPNFTLMPLACLTDFLRLAGDEGDFSRRIYCDWDLLSHDLEPVTSSCGLEMKPTRTYPDPREYDFIVVHGGILHGDHRTPRELYDFIVEAARLGVPVAGNCSGSFLLAEAGLLSGKRCAVHFSLAGPLRQNFPDIIPITDVPVVADGNIITCPGGLASIKLAMYLVSGACGESRAHKAVHYLLGDHGFEKEGTIEQQDLGMKCEDRRVVNAIGLMRQKMYELCSIAEIAAGVGTSERELSRLFQKHLKVAPSQYWRQMRLRAAKWMVLNSDRSIAQIAYECGFTDCAHLVNWFRRIYHVTPAKLRRSHRQLGIR
- a CDS encoding proline/glycine betaine ABC transporter ATP-binding protein, coding for MAEHAFGGIRIRHLYKIFGPNAAAHIEAVRNGLTKAELNARYGHVLGLRDINIEMPSGSIQVIMGLSGSGKSTLIRHINRLIDPTAGEVLVDGADVVRMPEAELREFRRHQTAMVFQKFALLPHRNVLDNTIFGLEVQGLPRQKSLDTAMRWLERVGLKGFEQKYPNQLSGGMQQRVGLARALANDAPVLLMDEAYSALDPLIRMDMQTVLLDLQKEIRKTIVFITHDLDEALRLGDRIAILRDGEVIQQGTSQDIVLRPADAYVENFVREVNRARVIHVEAVMDPLDGADTSNTPDTSGTPRIPADITIEDAVRILSDTPRTQAIVTDPTGKPIGKLDLHKLLKAMVSPKH